Proteins co-encoded in one Nostoc sp. C052 genomic window:
- a CDS encoding ParA family protein, with translation MIIAVTNQKGGVAKTTSTIALSGLLAESSSCLVVDFDPQGNLTTGLGIKIQPGQKTAYEVLTDRKQSASETIIDTEYGIKLIPADISLASGEKQILTSADNSRILRKKLNPLRQEFAHILIDCPPSLGMLTLNALMAADAVLIPVQCQFFALEGLRQLLETIESLRDEDTHPNLQILGVLPTMADRTLTTQDALKTLKTKLPGVKIFEPVPKSVQFPESNLARQPIHRYTTERKLIEPYQEIAREMAEQE, from the coding sequence ATGATTATCGCAGTTACTAATCAAAAGGGAGGAGTAGCCAAGACAACCTCTACTATCGCACTAAGTGGATTGCTGGCAGAAAGTTCCTCCTGCCTTGTAGTTGACTTTGATCCCCAAGGTAATTTAACCACGGGTCTAGGAATCAAGATTCAGCCAGGGCAGAAGACTGCTTATGAAGTACTTACAGATCGTAAACAGAGCGCATCTGAAACTATTATTGACACCGAGTACGGAATCAAGCTGATTCCGGCTGACATATCTCTTGCATCTGGAGAAAAGCAAATTTTGACCTCGGCAGATAATAGCCGAATCCTGAGAAAGAAGTTGAATCCTTTACGGCAAGAATTTGCTCATATCCTCATTGATTGCCCACCTAGCTTAGGTATGCTGACTCTAAATGCACTAATGGCAGCAGATGCAGTCTTGATCCCCGTTCAATGTCAGTTTTTTGCTTTAGAAGGCTTACGACAATTATTGGAAACTATCGAAAGTCTTCGTGATGAAGACACTCACCCCAATTTGCAAATTTTAGGAGTCTTGCCTACAATGGCAGACCGTACACTCACGACCCAAGATGCTCTCAAAACTCTTAAAACTAAACTTCCTGGGGTCAAAATTTTTGAACCAGTTCCTAAGTCTGTTCAGTTTCCAGAGTCCAACTTGGCGCGTCAACCAATTCATCGATATACCACAGAAAGAAAATTGATTGAACCTTATCAAGAAATCGCCAGGGAAATGGCAGAACAGGAGTAA
- a CDS encoding ParB/RepB/Spo0J family partition protein has translation MAKRRLSMADEMEFPNKTRQFLDLVGVTNNPQLSKNESIEQSLLITQIHLAAHQPRRYFSIQGMESLVASIREHGILQPLLVRPLESDNYELIAGERRYRAAQTLGMEQVPVIIRHLNDQDAFQVALLENLQREDLNPVEETEAILQLLSIRLECSQGEVISLLNHIANRQKQKTETTNNVVRNQWEMVEKIFSVIGRLTPDSFRSHRLPLLNLPKDVLETLRQGQLEYTKARIIAQLKDKDQRHQLLVKTIEENLSVRDIKSYIQSVQPPKSSQPNILPNRMKEAYQRVKQAKIWEDPNKAKVLDKLLGQIEALLE, from the coding sequence ATGGCGAAGCGGCGCTTGTCAATGGCAGATGAAATGGAATTCCCGAATAAAACCAGACAATTCCTTGACTTAGTAGGAGTTACCAATAATCCTCAACTCTCGAAAAACGAATCTATTGAACAATCTTTATTAATAACTCAAATTCACCTAGCTGCTCATCAGCCTCGGCGTTATTTTTCAATTCAAGGAATGGAAAGCCTAGTTGCTTCTATTCGTGAACATGGCATCTTGCAGCCACTGCTTGTCCGACCGTTAGAATCCGATAATTATGAATTGATTGCTGGTGAACGTCGCTACCGTGCGGCTCAAACTCTTGGAATGGAGCAAGTTCCGGTTATTATCCGCCATCTCAATGACCAAGATGCTTTCCAAGTCGCCCTCCTCGAAAATTTGCAACGGGAAGATTTAAATCCGGTTGAGGAAACTGAAGCTATTTTGCAACTGCTATCTATCCGCTTGGAATGCTCTCAAGGAGAAGTTATTTCCCTACTCAATCATATTGCTAACCGACAAAAGCAAAAAACAGAAACTACGAACAACGTTGTTCGTAACCAATGGGAAATGGTAGAAAAGATATTTTCAGTAATAGGTAGGTTGACTCCAGACAGTTTTCGTAGTCATCGCCTACCTTTACTAAATTTACCTAAAGATGTTCTAGAAACTTTGCGCCAAGGACAACTAGAATATACCAAAGCTCGTATCATCGCTCAATTGAAAGACAAAGATCAGCGACATCAACTTCTAGTGAAAACTATTGAAGAAAATCTTTCAGTTAGAGATATCAAAAGTTACATTCAATCAGTTCAACCTCCTAAGTCTTCTCAGCCGAATATCCTTCCTAATCGGATGAAGGAAGCCTATCAGCGAGTTAAGCAAGCTAAAATCTGGGAAGATCCTAATAAAGCAAAAGTTTTAGATAAGTTGTTAGGGCAAATTGAAGCTTTATTAGAGTAA